In one Candidatus Rickettsiella isopodorum genomic region, the following are encoded:
- the dut gene encoding dUTP diphosphatase, with the protein MMQNIQLKILDSRLGEEFPLPSYATEGSAGLDLRACTQQAIQLLPNQTELISTGLAIYIAQPNLAAVILPRSGLGHKHGIVLGNLIGLIDSDYQGELFISCWNRGHSEFAIQPGDRIAQLMFVPVVRTQFELVPEFVQTERGVGGFGHSGVQ; encoded by the coding sequence ATGATGCAAAATATCCAATTAAAAATTTTGGACTCCCGATTAGGTGAGGAATTTCCATTGCCGAGCTACGCCACAGAGGGATCCGCAGGATTAGATTTGCGCGCGTGTACTCAGCAGGCCATACAATTATTGCCTAACCAGACCGAGCTAATATCCACTGGTTTAGCGATTTATATTGCTCAGCCAAATTTAGCGGCTGTGATCCTGCCGCGTTCGGGTCTTGGCCATAAGCATGGTATTGTACTTGGAAATCTCATTGGTCTCATTGATTCCGATTACCAAGGCGAGTTATTCATTTCGTGTTGGAATCGCGGTCATAGTGAGTTTGCAATCCAGCCCGGAGATAGAATTGCTCAACTAATGTTTGTACCGGTCGTTAGAACACAATTTGAATTGGTTCCTGAATTTGTGCAAACCGAACGCGGCGTGGGTGGCTTTGGACATTCTGGCGTGCAATAA
- a CDS encoding glycine zipper 2TM domain-containing protein: MKKINSFALIGVLLVGLTACDTMSPDQRRVAGGLGGAAVGGLLGNTIGSGSGRTVATIAGAGLGAVAGSQLAGSSGNRY, encoded by the coding sequence ATGAAAAAAATTAATTCATTCGCCTTAATAGGCGTTTTATTAGTCGGCCTAACAGCCTGTGATACGATGTCACCCGACCAAAGACGCGTGGCCGGAGGTTTAGGTGGTGCCGCAGTAGGTGGTCTATTAGGTAACACGATTGGTAGTGGCTCTGGTAGAACTGTAGCGACAATAGCCGGCGCAGGATTAGGTGCTGTAGCAGGAAGCCAATTAGCTGGCAGCTCAGGCAACCGCTACTAG